In the genome of Ziziphus jujuba cultivar Dongzao chromosome 10, ASM3175591v1, the window ctctctctctctctctctctctctctctctctctctctctctctctcacattaATATCTtccattcaaatttttattttcttattttttgtttaattaataatatctcaTCTTATTTTAACACCAGAAATAAATaacttaaataattcaaaaaataaagaacttaAATAAACCAAGTATAAAAAGAATAACTGTTTTGAAAATGATATGATATTctattagtttttctttttcttgctaaATATGATATTGTATTACTTATTGGACACAAATGGGaacgaaaatataaaaatgggaTAAAAATTCCTGATCCTTCTGTGTCTATATGTTATGAAATAAacggagaagaaaaaaaagttatatatgatGGGCTTTTGTGTATTTTGGTGAATTATATGATGGGCTTCTTGGCCAATCTCACAATGACTTTTGAATATGGTTGTTCCCATGGACTATGTTTAGACTTTTAGCCCCTtatatttgaagaaaattttccaTTCTCCACAATTATGTGATGCTTCATGACCCTTGTTTCTTCTCCAACCATCAagtgctttttgttttgttttagtgTTTTCTTGATGTTGAAAATTATAAGTTTAATTCGGTGAACTTAGGATTGTTGTCTAAAAGTGATGATACGATGGTTCAATATTGTTGAATTATTACATGCAATGAACCgtacacctcaagcaataatttTAGCAATTATATCTTTCTTTGGTAGGGAAAGCAATAAATGGAATACATGAACCAATTGGGCAACAAGAAATTAATTCGTTGTGCTGATGAAAACATAGTTCGTTTTCTTTGGTACTATCATTTGACATTGTTGATGGTTTGCATCCTAACCCAACTAACCCCATTCCATCCTCATAAGCTGTTTCTGGCCCATATACCAAAGTTATTACTCAAAATATTGTTCATTTTTAGGTCTTTTAACTCTCAAACCCATCAAGCCATCCGTTGCCTTCTTcttctcattattatttttatttttcatatatttgaccatttatttaatgttggattcacaacaacaaaataaaaaattttatatgaattaaaaacaaatagttCATTAATTTATACGATTATGCCTTAGATAAAAAAATGTCAATTCATTTTTCATTAGCCAGGCCTgaagaaaaatatgtattttaacattgttttgattatttaatattttttaaaaaaactgaattaagcaattaaataattttttgatgaaaaataattaattaataacttgttcatattttttttccaaaaaaaaaaagagagaatgaaAACATTGTTTTAGTACATGATAAAGCAATCACTTTATTCtcatttttagtattttaaactaaaactATGAAATTTCAAATCTCAAATTATTATGTGGATTTTTCTTTCGTTTGTTTGAATATTCAAGCGCATTAAATTCTTCTTTCTGATTTGGATTTTGGAAGAACTTACAATACGGTGACGTTTTAGGAAATTCGGCCTTTCTAAGAAGAAAAGCCGCGAaacgggaaaaaaaagaagtaaaaataaaaatcgcaGAATGAAACCGATTTCCCGCGAATCCAAATATAGTCGCCACGTTGGCAATCCTCGTGATACCCCTCTAGACCAATCAGAGCACAGACTTTATGCCTATTTAAACAGAAGCCCACTTCTGGTTCCATTTCACAAAGAGGCTTTCTCGCTCGCCCTATCTTCTTCAGTCCCATACCCACTGCTTTTGATCTGTCGTCCGCGAGAAGCTAGGGTtagggttttctttttttatacgAATCTTGTATAATTTGTTGATAATCTTTAAAGATCGTAAAAAATGAGTTCGACGGCTGCTGGGTCTACAAAGGGTGGCAGAGGTAAACCCAAGGCCTCCAAGTCTGTGTCGAGGTCGCACAAGGCGGGGCTTCAGTTCCCGGTCGGTCGGATCGCTAGGTTTTTGAAGTCTGGAAAGTACGCCGAGCGTGTCGGTGCCGGAGCTCCCGTCTATCTCTCTGCTGTTCTCGAGTACCTTGCTGCTGAGGTgtgtttctattattattattattatgattatttattttttggtttttgattagGTTCCTTTTTGCTGAGTTTTTCAATTAGGTTCGGTTGGTTTTGATTGTTCATGGtttttggtttctttgattGGAAATGGATTTGGATTTTTAAGATTCTTTAGTCAAAATTAATTTGGGGGATTTTATTCAATCAGTATTGAATCTGATCGGGTTTTAAAGAATTGTTTTGGGGTTTTCATTTGCATTTGTTAGTATTTGGACTGggtaaaagttttaattttatttttttctgggtGTTAATTTTTCTGTGTGCGAAATCGATGAAAATGTTAAATCCGACTAacaatgcttttgcttctgtttcTTCCATTGATTTAGATTCTAACTTTGTTCTAATTTTGTCttcgataatttttctattcagGTATTGGAGCTTGCTGGAAATGCTGCAAGAGATAATAAGAAGAATCGTATTGTTCCAAGGCACATTCAGCTTGCGGTGAGGAACGATGAGGAATTGAGCAAGCTTTTGGGTTCGGTTACCATCGCTAATGGAGGAGTTCTACCTAATATTCATCAGACCCTTCTACCGAAAAAGATGGGAAAAGGGAAGGGAGACATTGGATCTGCTTCCCAGGAGTTTTAGTGTAGGGTAGTTTTGAGTTTTTTGGTGGACGGGGTTTGTTACTACATGTAATATGaatggattttctttttctttttttcatttttcttccttGTAATGTTTTGGCACATGGGTTTTCTTTGCCAATGAAATGAATCTATTAGGAATCTTTGAGCGTTTTGGTAAATggatcaatttgattttgtagctttgctcttttctttttctttttttttttatttaacttttttcgAACTTTTGCAAATTTCGGCGTTTGGTTATTTGGAGCTAACCCAATAGTGCACTGCGCATGGAGACTAGAACATGGATGAGAATGCATTCGCTGCTAGGGGTGTTTCAAATTATTCAAAGAACAATTAAACCTAATTAACCTAAAAAACTAATTGCAAACAGAAATCACTGCCAAGTCTATTGTGTACTTGGATAGGCTAATTATGGTTGTTAAAGAGCTAACTTCCGTGACCCATTGCCTCGTGCTCAGTCAGTCTTCATCTGGCTATTCAAATTCTATCTCCCTTGTAAATTTAATGCACCTTCATTGGGGACATTTGAATGTAGTTTTGAGTCTAATGTGCTCTTTTACTTTTCTAAGGTATCTTCTTGACCGCTCCAGAAACAGGCAGAATCAATTACTGATATAAAAGTGGGAGAAGTACATTACATCATTATCAGCATGGGTAACTTTCTTTGTTTCTAAATTGAAGATAAAAGTTAGCACCACGGATGAAATCAGTAAGCTCCacatctcatatatatatatatatatatatttatatagacgGATATATGTACAGTCTGTCTATAATGCAGACGGTTTTTATGTGGactatagtattggtgacgatttttcatagtattggtgacgatgttttaaaaaatcatcgttaatactatgagaaactgtcactaatactgcggttcttATGCGGCCTCGtcataaaatttctatttatatatatattgcatgttACCCCTTCAACGTATTTTTTGTCCTAGTAATAAATTGTATATTGTATGTTATCCCTTCAacgtatttttcttttcctagtaATAAATTGTTTTATGTCTGTTTTATCTAATCCACTTTGTGTGGTCCAGAACGACTGCCGACTGCTAACAGCGAGTCCCAAAATACATCTCAAATTCCGAGAGGTTTCGTAATTACTGTATTATGTAATTCGATTTTTCATTGAATGGGGAGTAGTGTGATGTATCATTATGCGGGGTTTTCATATCATTCCCAACTGAAGTTTCCTTCTTTTGGAATCGTATGTTCGTCTGAGGTAGTTGGTGTATCAAGGCGACAAGTGTTGGAGCAGGTGGATGTTGTGCTTGCTAAGGGGGATGAGAGGGCGGCACTTCAACTCGTCAAGGATTTGCAGGGCAAGCCTGGTGGCCTTCGTTGTTTTGGTTCTGCTAGGCAGGTTAGTTTGTGGACTCTGACccttcaattttctttcttttgctaTTGGTGTTATCTCTTCCTTGTGCATAATAGTCACTCTTGTGTTCTTATTATCTGAATGGATTTTCTTCGGTATTATTTAGTTATTAGTTCCAAGGGTATCTTCTGTCCAATGAATGAATTCATTTTGCAGGTACCGCAAAGACTCTACACCTTGGATGAGCTAAAGCTGAATGGCATAGAAGCATCTTCTCTTCTATCACCAGTAGATGCGACTCTTGGTTCTATAGAGCGGAATCTTCAGCTTGCTGCTGTTTTGGGAGGTGTTTCTGCATGGAATGTTTTTGGGTTTAGCCCCCAACAAGTTTTATATCTTTCTTTAGGATTGTTGTTTCTCTGGACTTTGGACGtggtaattaattacttattatattttctataagTATTCTTATGATCCATCTTATATAATGCTTGTGTTTCTTGAGGCATTCAGCTATATAAACTGACTCATGATGTCtaagagtgttttttttttttttttaaataatattt includes:
- the LOC107412076 gene encoding histone H2AX, with amino-acid sequence MSSTAAGSTKGGRGKPKASKSVSRSHKAGLQFPVGRIARFLKSGKYAERVGAGAPVYLSAVLEYLAAEVLELAGNAARDNKKNRIVPRHIQLAVRNDEELSKLLGSVTIANGGVLPNIHQTLLPKKMGKGKGDIGSASQEF